One region of Tissierellales bacterium genomic DNA includes:
- a CDS encoding dihydrolipoamide acetyltransferase family protein — MRFEFQFPDIGEGIAEGTLVKWLVEEGQNIEEGDSVAEVETDKVTTEIPSPKTGKVLELKFEEGGVINVGDIFVIISIDSEDGGEDKVEEVEKTVERDDSPEEEETAGVVGDIIASSEEIPASTEGQIPVSKPGKRKKVLATPVARKLAKDLNVDINMVEGTGPNGRVMKEDIRQFKNNISGEKPVKYDVDIADEKDEQDGKIERIPLTRIRKTIAEQMSNSRFTIPHTTAMDELNVSNLYEFRKKYKNVLRDEGINITYLPFIIKAIIIALKEYPEFNSSLDEEKEELVLKYFYNIGIATDTERGLMVPVLKDADKKSVIEIAKEIDDLSSRAKDNEILIEELRGGTFTVTNYGSIGGLFGIPIINYPESAILGIGRIVEKPVVKDGEIAIEKVLPLSLSYDHRIIDGASGARFLNILSQALMEPEILLMKS; from the coding sequence ATGAGATTTGAATTTCAATTTCCAGATATAGGTGAAGGTATTGCAGAAGGTACTTTGGTAAAATGGCTAGTGGAAGAAGGGCAAAATATAGAAGAAGGAGACTCTGTTGCAGAAGTAGAAACAGATAAAGTTACTACAGAAATACCTTCTCCAAAAACAGGCAAAGTTTTAGAATTGAAATTTGAAGAAGGAGGAGTTATAAATGTAGGTGATATTTTCGTTATAATTTCAATAGATTCAGAGGACGGTGGAGAAGACAAAGTAGAAGAAGTAGAAAAAACAGTTGAAAGGGATGATTCTCCAGAGGAAGAAGAAACGGCAGGAGTAGTAGGTGATATTATAGCTTCATCTGAGGAAATACCAGCTAGTACAGAAGGGCAAATCCCGGTTTCGAAACCAGGGAAAAGGAAGAAAGTATTGGCTACACCTGTTGCAAGAAAGTTAGCTAAAGATTTAAATGTAGATATAAATATGGTAGAAGGTACAGGACCAAATGGAAGGGTTATGAAGGAAGATATAAGGCAATTTAAAAATAATATATCTGGGGAAAAACCTGTGAAATATGATGTAGATATAGCAGATGAGAAAGATGAACAAGACGGAAAGATTGAAAGAATTCCACTTACTAGAATTAGAAAAACTATTGCAGAGCAAATGTCTAACTCTAGATTTACAATACCTCATACAACTGCAATGGATGAATTAAATGTTTCAAATCTTTATGAGTTTAGAAAGAAATATAAAAATGTATTAAGAGATGAAGGTATTAATATAACCTATCTACCTTTTATTATCAAAGCGATTATTATAGCATTGAAAGAATATCCTGAATTTAATTCTTCTTTAGATGAAGAGAAAGAAGAATTAGTATTGAAATATTTTTACAATATTGGTATTGCCACAGATACAGAAAGAGGTTTAATGGTGCCAGTGCTTAAGGATGCAGATAAAAAATCAGTAATTGAAATAGCTAAGGAAATTGATGATTTAAGTAGTAGAGCTAAAGATAATGAAATTTTAATTGAGGAACTAAGAGGAGGAACTTTTACTGTAACTAATTATGGTTCTATTGGAGGACTATTTGGAATTCCAATTATTAATTATCCTGAATCGGCAATTTTAGGTATAGGGCGTATTGTTGAAAAACCAGTTGTAAAGGATGGAGAAATAGCAATTGAAAAGGTATTGCCTCTGTCACTTTCTTATGATCATAGAATAATTGATGGAGCTAGTGGAGCCCGATTTCTAAATATCCTATCTCAAGCCCTTATGGAACCGGAAATATTATTAATGAAATCATAG
- a CDS encoding transketolase C-terminal domain-containing protein: protein MVRDVQLASKIVEDKGINPEVIDLRTISPIDRETIIESVKKTGRAIIVHEAPKTLGVGAELVSIINEKAFLYLEAPPTRVTGFDTIFPLARGEMHYIPSPERIAKTIEEVVEF from the coding sequence ATGGTACGGGATGTGCAATTAGCAAGTAAAATAGTAGAAGATAAGGGGATTAACCCAGAGGTTATAGATTTAAGGACTATTTCTCCAATAGATAGAGAGACTATTATAGAATCGGTGAAGAAAACTGGAAGGGCTATAATAGTTCATGAAGCTCCAAAAACCTTAGGAGTGGGAGCAGAGTTAGTTTCTATTATTAATGAAAAGGCTTTCTTATATTTAGAAGCACCTCCTACTAGGGTAACTGGATTTGATACTATTTTCCCATTAGCAAGAGGGGAGATGCATTATATACCATCTCCTGAAAGAATTGCTAAGACAATTGAAGAAGTAGTAGAATTTTAA